From a region of the Cherax quadricarinatus isolate ZL_2023a chromosome 77, ASM3850222v1, whole genome shotgun sequence genome:
- the LOC128701965 gene encoding CD209 antigen-like protein E has translation MLRISVLLAVLVGVAVAQRQLIRPDPQACKNRIKHATTFRNGHYYFFSWTHGPTKEHQRDWLDARNICRKHCQDLVSIETEDENRFVTEAVKNGNIQYIWTSGRKCNFDGCDRPDLQPPIVNGWFWSGSSARISPTNSTSGWRGGWSRTGGSGRPQPDNREFTETRTDESCIAILNNFYNDGIVWHDVACHHVKPWVCEDSEELLRFARFTYPEAQIP, from the exons ATGTTGCGAATCAGTGTGTTGTTGGCGGTGCTGGTGGGAGTAGCAGTTGCACAGCGCCAACTCATCCGTCCAGACCCCCAAGCTTGCAAGAACCGCATTAAGCATGCAACAACCTTCAGAAATGGACACTATTACTTCTTCTCCTGGACCCACGGTCCCACCAAAGAACACCAGCGTGACTGGCTTGATGCCAGGAACATCTGCAG GAAACATTGTCAGGATCTGGTGAGCATCGAAACCGAGGATGAGAACAGGTTTGTGACTGAGGCTGTCAAGAATGGCAACATCCAGTACATCTGGACCTCTGGCCGCAAGTGCAACTTCGATGGCTGCGACAGGCCCGATCTGCAGCCTCCAATTGTCAATGGCTGGTTCTGGTCTGGCTCATCAGCTCGCATCTCCCCTACCAACAGCACCAGTGGCTGGAGAGGTGGCTGGTCCAGGACCGGAGGATCTGGAAGACCTCAACCAGATAACCGCGAGTTCACAGAAACCCGCACCGACGAGTCTTGTATTGCTATCCTCAACAACTTCTACAACGATGGCATAGTGTGGCACGACGTTGCCTGCCACCACGTCAAGCCCTGGGTGTGTGAAGATTCTGAGGAACTCCTCAGATTTGCTAGGTTCACTTACCCTGAGGCTCAGATCCCTTAA